From the Candidatus Eisenbacteria bacterium genome, one window contains:
- a CDS encoding peptide chain release factor-like protein, whose product MFPVSPDKVRALVARMEALGIRESELEETFVRSGGRGGQNVNKVATCVVLRHPPSDVAVKCQESRSQGMNRFLARRLLCEKIETRRLGIASAAEQARERIRRQKRKRSRRAKEKMLAGKRVQAEKKAARRPIRSGDE is encoded by the coding sequence ATGTTTCCCGTGAGTCCGGACAAGGTGCGCGCGCTCGTGGCCCGCATGGAAGCCCTGGGGATCCGCGAGAGCGAGCTCGAGGAGACCTTCGTGCGCTCCGGTGGACGGGGCGGCCAGAACGTCAACAAGGTCGCGACGTGCGTCGTGCTCCGCCATCCGCCGTCGGACGTCGCGGTCAAGTGTCAGGAGAGTCGCTCGCAGGGCATGAACCGATTCCTCGCGCGGCGTCTCCTGTGCGAGAAGATCGAGACCCGGCGTCTCGGCATTGCGAGCGCGGCCGAGCAGGCGCGCGAGCGCATCCGGCGCCAGAAGCGCAAGCGGTCGCGACGTGCGAAGGAGAAGATGCTCGCCGGCAAGCGCGTGCAGGCCGAGAAGAAGGCTGCGCGCCGCCCCATCCGTAGCGGGGATGAGTAG
- a CDS encoding PQQ-dependent sugar dehydrogenase: protein MRKTAALVLLVATTALGADHPVAGDKLVLKDRQGDATRRTVRFKATRDLGIDPTAGGDPRGGGATLEIVGRGAGDGTSGIVPLDQNLWVGLGTPSGAKGYKWSDRSGGVGIRKVAFKGGSHGGSLTIAGKGSSWGYAVAGSQTGPVDVRFTIGADTWCARFDATTFLDNRTDKLRAAAASAPADCEVPPPPTCGNGVAEGTEECDDGNTNDGDGCSSTCALENTSAVCDGVPTVSGTALGSVRVASGLDRPVYVTAPPLDPNRIFIVEQDGVVRIVKNGTLLPTPFIDVTGDVTCCGEQGLLSMAFAPDYETSGIFYLSYTNNGGLPEVRRYTVSANPDVANTSGTLVISTEDFASNHNGGLVLFGPDGYLYFAMGDGGGGDDPQETGQDLTRLLGKIMRIDVNAPTYTIPPSNPFVGAPPALPEIWAYGVRNPWRISFDRGTGDLYIADVGQGAREEVDVQPASSTGGENYGWDIFEGTLCHEPEPPATMCPSPPTGFTFPVLEYDHGQGCSITGGYVYRGCAMPDLAGTYFYSDICSAFIRTFKGVSGGVAQNQDDRTADVAPGGGLSIGGVSSFGEDARGELYIVDYGGGVDGQGEVYKIVPGS, encoded by the coding sequence GTGCGTAAGACCGCCGCGCTCGTGCTCCTCGTTGCCACCACCGCCCTGGGTGCCGATCATCCGGTCGCCGGCGACAAGCTCGTTCTGAAGGATCGGCAGGGCGACGCGACGCGCCGCACGGTCCGTTTCAAGGCGACGCGCGACCTCGGAATCGACCCGACGGCCGGCGGCGACCCGCGCGGCGGCGGCGCGACGCTCGAGATCGTGGGTCGCGGCGCGGGCGACGGCACGAGCGGGATCGTCCCACTCGATCAGAACCTGTGGGTGGGGCTCGGTACGCCGTCCGGCGCCAAGGGCTACAAGTGGAGCGATCGCTCCGGCGGCGTCGGCATTCGCAAGGTGGCGTTCAAGGGCGGTTCCCACGGCGGCTCGCTCACGATCGCCGGCAAGGGCAGCAGCTGGGGCTACGCCGTCGCCGGCTCGCAGACGGGTCCGGTCGACGTTCGCTTCACGATCGGCGCCGACACCTGGTGCGCGCGCTTCGACGCGACGACGTTCCTCGACAATCGCACCGACAAGCTCCGGGCAGCGGCGGCGTCCGCGCCGGCCGACTGCGAGGTGCCGCCCCCGCCGACGTGCGGCAACGGCGTCGCCGAGGGCACGGAGGAGTGCGACGACGGCAACACCAACGACGGCGACGGCTGCTCGTCGACGTGCGCGCTCGAGAACACGTCCGCGGTGTGCGACGGCGTGCCGACCGTGTCGGGGACGGCGCTCGGCAGCGTCCGCGTCGCGTCCGGGCTCGACCGGCCCGTCTACGTCACCGCGCCGCCGCTCGATCCGAACCGGATCTTCATCGTCGAGCAGGACGGCGTCGTGCGCATCGTCAAGAACGGCACGCTCTTGCCGACCCCCTTCATCGACGTGACCGGCGACGTGACGTGCTGCGGCGAGCAGGGGCTCCTCAGCATGGCGTTCGCGCCCGACTACGAGACGAGCGGCATCTTCTACCTGAGCTACACGAACAACGGCGGATTGCCCGAGGTGCGGCGCTACACCGTGAGCGCGAACCCCGACGTCGCCAACACGTCCGGCACGCTCGTCATCTCGACCGAGGACTTCGCGTCGAACCACAACGGCGGCCTCGTCCTGTTCGGGCCCGACGGCTACCTCTACTTCGCGATGGGCGATGGTGGGGGCGGCGACGATCCGCAGGAGACGGGACAGGATCTGACGCGCCTGCTCGGGAAGATCATGCGCATCGACGTCAATGCGCCCACGTACACGATCCCGCCGTCGAACCCGTTCGTCGGCGCGCCGCCCGCGCTGCCGGAGATCTGGGCGTACGGCGTCCGCAATCCGTGGCGCATCAGCTTCGATCGCGGCACCGGAGACCTCTACATCGCCGACGTCGGGCAGGGCGCCCGCGAGGAGGTCGACGTGCAGCCGGCGTCGAGCACCGGCGGCGAGAACTACGGCTGGGACATCTTCGAGGGGACGCTGTGCCACGAGCCCGAGCCGCCGGCGACGATGTGCCCGAGCCCGCCGACCGGCTTCACCTTCCCGGTCCTCGAGTACGACCACGGACAGGGCTGCTCGATCACCGGCGGATACGTGTATCGCGGGTGTGCGATGCCGGACCTCGCCGGCACGTACTTCTACTCCGACATCTGCTCGGCCTTCATCCGCACCTTCAAGGGCGTCTCCGGCGGCGTCGCGCAGAACCAGGACGATCGCACCGCGGACGTCGCGCCGGGCGGCGGTCTCTCGATCGGCGGCGTCAGCTCGTTCGGCGAGGACGCACGCGGCGAGCTCTACATCGTCGACTACGGCGGGGGTGTCGACGGCCAGGGCGAGGTCTACAAGATCGTCCCCGGGAGCTGA